Proteins encoded within one genomic window of Rhododendron vialii isolate Sample 1 chromosome 1a, ASM3025357v1:
- the LOC131301170 gene encoding receptor-like protein 52 isoform X2 gives MPKLPYPFSPPLHYFLFTLMPFLVIPQSPTDQTRTTLLTIKQQWGNPSQLSSWNTSSPPCSWPEITCTSGTVTGLNLTNYNITESIPPSICDLKNLTMLDLSYNCFTGYFPTILYNCSNLQYLDLSQNYFVGPIPSNVDRLSSSLRYIDVGANSFSGDIPRVIGQLPELQFLKLYTNEFNGSFPAEIGNLSNLEDLSMPYNPLFTPAKIPPEFGKLKKLTFLWITQANLIGEIPGNFSGLSSLEWLDLSSNDLEGPIPKALFQLKNLSVAFLYSNRLTGGIPTPIQSLNLTKIDLSSNNLSGSIPEDFGKLQQLEFLHLHFNLFSGEVPASIGLLPALTTLSLRSNLLQGPLPIAPPFLRRFLISNNSLSGEISSLICSVRYLEILDLSHNKLSGAVPQCLGNFSSVLSVLNLRSNGFTGTIPLAFAKPNQLRSLDLSGNHFEGPLPRSLVNCRSLEVLNVGNNKVNDTFPNWLETLPELQVLVIRSNRFHGPINTVMMKDGGSSCCHLR, from the coding sequence ATGCCCAAACTGCCCTACCCCTTCTCACCCCCCCTCCACTACTTCCTCTTCACTCTCATGCCCTTTCTTGTAATTCCACAATCTCCGACAGACCAAACCCGAACAACCCTCCTCACCATCAAACAGCAGTGGGGAAACCCATCGCAGCTATCCTCATGGAACACCTCATCGCCGCCGTGCTCCTGGCCGGAAATCACCTGCACCAGCGGCACGGTCACCGGACTTAACCTAACTAACTACAACATCACCGAATCAATACCACCGTCCATTTGTGACCTAAAAAACCTGACCATGCTTGACCTTTCCTACAATTGCTTCACAGGATATTTCCCCACAATTCTTTACAACTGTTCAAACCTCCAGTACCTAGACCTCTCCCAAAACTACTTCGTGGGTCCCATCCCGTCCAATGTCGACCgcctctcctcctccctccgGTACATTGACGTTGGCGCCAACAGCTTCTCCGGTGACATCCCGAGGGTGATTGGCCAGTTGCCGGAGCTGCAGTTCTTGAAGTTGTACACGAACGAGTTCAACGGCAGTTTTCCGGCTGAAATCGGAAACCTGTCGAATTTAGAGGATCTCAGCATGCCTTACAATCCCCTGTTTACTCCGGCGAAAATTCCGCCGGAGTTTGGAAAACTGAAGAAACTGACTTTCTTGTGGATCACCCAAGCCAATTTAATCGGCGAAATACCAGGAAACTTTTCGGGTTTGTCGAGTCTTGAGTGGTTGGATTTGTCTTCTAATGATTTAGAGGGTCCAATTCCAAAAGCTCTGTTTCAACTGAAAAACTTGAGTGTTGCTTTTTTGTATAGCAATCGATTAACAGGTGGAATTCCGACCCCTATCCAGTCATTGAACTTGACCAAGATCGATTTATCAAGTAATAATTTGAGTGGATCAATTCCAGAGGATTTTGGGAAGTTACAGCAGTTGGAGTTTTTGCATCTGCATTTCAATCTATTTTCCGGCGAAGTTCCGGCGAGCATCGGACTACTTCCGGCACTGACGACATTGAGTCTTCGTTCCAATTTGCTTCAAGGACCACTTCCTATTGCACCCCCCTTCCTACGAAGATTTTTGATCTCAAACAACAGTCTTAGCGGAGAGATTTCGTCATTGATTTGCAGTGTGAGATACCTTGAGATTCTTGATTTGTCTCACAACAAATTGAGCGGTGCAGTTCCACAATGTTTGGGAAATTTTAGTAGTGTTCTTTCGGTTTTGAATCTGCGCTCCAACGGATTTACGGGAACCATTCCCTTGGCATTTGCAAAGCCCAACCAATTACGAAGTCTCGATTTGAGTGGAAATCATTTTGAAGGACCACTTCCAAGATCTCTGGTAAATTGTAGAAGCTTGGAAGTTCTAAACGTGGGAAACAACAAGGTTAATGATACATTTCCAAATTGGTTGGAGACTCTTCCTGAGTTGCAGGTTCTTGTCATACGATCCAACCGATTTCATGGTCCTATAAACACTGTAATGA
- the LOC131301170 gene encoding receptor-like protein 52 isoform X1, with protein MPKLPYPFSPPLHYFLFTLMPFLVIPQSPTDQTRTTLLTIKQQWGNPSQLSSWNTSSPPCSWPEITCTSGTVTGLNLTNYNITESIPPSICDLKNLTMLDLSYNCFTGYFPTILYNCSNLQYLDLSQNYFVGPIPSNVDRLSSSLRYIDVGANSFSGDIPRVIGQLPELQFLKLYTNEFNGSFPAEIGNLSNLEDLSMPYNPLFTPAKIPPEFGKLKKLTFLWITQANLIGEIPGNFSGLSSLEWLDLSSNDLEGPIPKALFQLKNLSVAFLYSNRLTGGIPTPIQSLNLTKIDLSSNNLSGSIPEDFGKLQQLEFLHLHFNLFSGEVPASIGLLPALTTLSLRSNLLQGPLPIAPPFLRRFLISNNSLSGEISSLICSVRYLEILDLSHNKLSGAVPQCLGNFSSVLSVLNLRSNGFTGTIPLAFAKPNQLRSLDLSGNHFEGPLPRSLVNCRSLEVLNVGNNKVNDTFPNWLETLPELQVLVIRSNRFHGPINTVMSEFSFSKLRIVDLSYNEFNGHLPTSYFENFQGMKNTTIPSKQYMNVGDSYYHYSLMVTMKGLEIQLVKILTIFTTIDFSSNNFSGEIPNAIGKLNSLILLNFSHNTLTNHIPASLGNLTNLESLDISFNQLMGKIPSQLTSLTFLAVLNLSWNRLHGPIPRGKQFATFENGSYAGNLGLCGFPLSTECQDNWTKVQPQVLQHEEDDSDFDGHFWKVVVIGFGCGMTLGLFLGSLMFLIGRPRFFVKLADRKLPKKVIRLRSTVAVTVARRN; from the coding sequence ATGCCCAAACTGCCCTACCCCTTCTCACCCCCCCTCCACTACTTCCTCTTCACTCTCATGCCCTTTCTTGTAATTCCACAATCTCCGACAGACCAAACCCGAACAACCCTCCTCACCATCAAACAGCAGTGGGGAAACCCATCGCAGCTATCCTCATGGAACACCTCATCGCCGCCGTGCTCCTGGCCGGAAATCACCTGCACCAGCGGCACGGTCACCGGACTTAACCTAACTAACTACAACATCACCGAATCAATACCACCGTCCATTTGTGACCTAAAAAACCTGACCATGCTTGACCTTTCCTACAATTGCTTCACAGGATATTTCCCCACAATTCTTTACAACTGTTCAAACCTCCAGTACCTAGACCTCTCCCAAAACTACTTCGTGGGTCCCATCCCGTCCAATGTCGACCgcctctcctcctccctccgGTACATTGACGTTGGCGCCAACAGCTTCTCCGGTGACATCCCGAGGGTGATTGGCCAGTTGCCGGAGCTGCAGTTCTTGAAGTTGTACACGAACGAGTTCAACGGCAGTTTTCCGGCTGAAATCGGAAACCTGTCGAATTTAGAGGATCTCAGCATGCCTTACAATCCCCTGTTTACTCCGGCGAAAATTCCGCCGGAGTTTGGAAAACTGAAGAAACTGACTTTCTTGTGGATCACCCAAGCCAATTTAATCGGCGAAATACCAGGAAACTTTTCGGGTTTGTCGAGTCTTGAGTGGTTGGATTTGTCTTCTAATGATTTAGAGGGTCCAATTCCAAAAGCTCTGTTTCAACTGAAAAACTTGAGTGTTGCTTTTTTGTATAGCAATCGATTAACAGGTGGAATTCCGACCCCTATCCAGTCATTGAACTTGACCAAGATCGATTTATCAAGTAATAATTTGAGTGGATCAATTCCAGAGGATTTTGGGAAGTTACAGCAGTTGGAGTTTTTGCATCTGCATTTCAATCTATTTTCCGGCGAAGTTCCGGCGAGCATCGGACTACTTCCGGCACTGACGACATTGAGTCTTCGTTCCAATTTGCTTCAAGGACCACTTCCTATTGCACCCCCCTTCCTACGAAGATTTTTGATCTCAAACAACAGTCTTAGCGGAGAGATTTCGTCATTGATTTGCAGTGTGAGATACCTTGAGATTCTTGATTTGTCTCACAACAAATTGAGCGGTGCAGTTCCACAATGTTTGGGAAATTTTAGTAGTGTTCTTTCGGTTTTGAATCTGCGCTCCAACGGATTTACGGGAACCATTCCCTTGGCATTTGCAAAGCCCAACCAATTACGAAGTCTCGATTTGAGTGGAAATCATTTTGAAGGACCACTTCCAAGATCTCTGGTAAATTGTAGAAGCTTGGAAGTTCTAAACGTGGGAAACAACAAGGTTAATGATACATTTCCAAATTGGTTGGAGACTCTTCCTGAGTTGCAGGTTCTTGTCATACGATCCAACCGATTTCATGGTCCTATAAACACTGTAATGAGtgaattttccttttctaaGCTTCGAATTGTTGACCTCTCTTACAATGAGTTCAATGGCCATTTGCCAACGAGCTACTTCGAAAATTTCCAAGGTATGAAGAACACAACTATTCCGAGCAAACAATACATGAATGTGGGGGATAGTTATTATCATTATTCTCTCATGGTAACAATGAAGGGACTTGAGATCCAACTGGTGAAAATTTTGACTATCTTTACAACAATTGACTTTTCATCCAACAATTTCAGTGGAGAGATTCCAAATGCCATTGGAAAGCTTAATTCCCTCATACTGCTTAATTTTTCTCATAATACTCTTACTAATCATATTCCAGCATCTTTGGGGAACTTGACAAACCTTGAATCATTGGACATATCTTTTAACCAGCTGATGGGTAAAATTCCAAGCCAATTAACAAGTTTGACGTTTCTTGCGGTCTTGAACCTTTCGTGGAATCGTCTCCATGGACCCATACCCAGGGGTAAACAATTTGCTACGTTTGAGAATGGTTCATATGCCGGGAACTTAGGATTATGTGGGTTTCCATTGTCAACGGAATGTCAAGATAATTGGACAAAAGTACAGCCACAGGTGTTACAACATGAGGAAGATGATTCAGATTTTGATGGACATTTTTGGAAAGTTGTGGTGATAGGGTTCGGGTGTGGAATGACACTGGGACTCTTTTTAGGATCTCTTATGTTCTTAATTGGTAGACCTAGATTCTTTGTCAAACTTGCTGACAGAAAATTGCCTAAGAAGGTGATAAGATTGAGGAGTACGGTTGCGGTCACAGTAGCTAGAAGAAACTAG